Proteins from a genomic interval of Streptomyces sp. NBC_01445:
- a CDS encoding aminopeptidase: MRNALRWLLALVVLIGTMSTATAATAAQARPAASDTSTDIKDRLLAIPGMSLVEEKPYTGYRYFVLNYTQPVDHRHPSKGTFQQRITVLHKDVSRPTVMFTSGYNVSTTPSRSEPTRIVDGNQISVEYRYFTPSRPAPADWSKLDIWQAASDQHGIYQALKPIYGKNWLTTGGSKGGMTATYYERFYPRDMDGVVAYVAPNDVVNKEDSAYDDFFKTVGPKDCRVALQNVQRETLVRRDALEKKYADYLKANNYTVDTVGSLDKAYEATVLDLVWGFWQYQPSQTACAEVPDAATVTDQALFDYVDAVGGWSSYADQGLTQYTPYYYQAGTQLGSPDIKQPWLGNLSRYGYQPPRNFVPRSIPMKFQPSAMRDVDSWVRHHATRMLYVYGSNDPWGAERFRPGKGSTDSYVLTAPGANHGANVAGLNADDKTFATERILKWAGVSAPAAQAAKPLATYDARLDKRDVQREPTLRP, encoded by the coding sequence ATGCGCAACGCGCTGAGATGGCTGCTCGCGCTCGTGGTGCTGATAGGCACCATGAGTACGGCCACAGCGGCCACCGCCGCTCAGGCCCGGCCGGCGGCCTCCGACACCAGTACCGATATCAAGGACCGGCTCCTCGCCATACCCGGCATGAGCCTGGTGGAGGAGAAGCCCTACACGGGCTACCGATACTTCGTCCTCAACTACACCCAGCCGGTCGACCACCGGCACCCGTCCAAGGGCACCTTCCAGCAGCGCATCACCGTGCTGCACAAGGACGTCAGCCGCCCGACGGTCATGTTCACCAGCGGCTACAACGTGTCCACGACGCCCAGCCGCAGCGAGCCGACCCGCATCGTCGACGGCAACCAGATCTCCGTGGAGTACCGCTACTTCACCCCGTCCCGGCCCGCGCCGGCCGACTGGTCCAAGCTCGACATCTGGCAGGCGGCCAGCGACCAGCACGGCATCTACCAGGCCCTCAAGCCGATCTACGGCAAGAACTGGCTGACCACCGGCGGTTCCAAGGGCGGCATGACGGCCACGTACTACGAGCGCTTCTACCCGCGCGACATGGACGGTGTCGTCGCGTACGTCGCGCCGAACGACGTGGTGAACAAGGAGGACTCGGCGTACGACGACTTCTTCAAGACGGTCGGCCCGAAGGACTGCCGCGTGGCGCTGCAGAACGTGCAGCGCGAGACGCTGGTGCGCCGCGACGCCCTGGAGAAGAAGTACGCGGACTACCTGAAGGCCAACAACTACACCGTGGACACGGTCGGTTCGCTGGACAAGGCCTACGAGGCCACGGTCCTCGACCTGGTGTGGGGCTTCTGGCAGTACCAGCCGTCGCAGACGGCGTGCGCCGAGGTGCCCGACGCCGCGACGGTCACGGACCAGGCGCTCTTCGACTACGTCGACGCGGTCGGCGGCTGGTCCTCGTACGCGGACCAGGGCCTCACCCAGTACACGCCGTACTACTACCAGGCGGGTACGCAGCTCGGCTCGCCCGACATCAAGCAGCCCTGGCTGGGCAACCTGTCGCGCTACGGCTACCAGCCGCCGCGCAACTTCGTGCCGCGCTCCATCCCGATGAAGTTCCAGCCGTCGGCGATGCGCGACGTGGACTCCTGGGTGCGCCACCACGCGACGCGCATGCTGTACGTCTACGGCTCCAACGACCCGTGGGGCGCCGAGCGGTTCCGCCCCGGCAAGGGCTCGACGGACTCGTACGTGCTCACCGCCCCCGGCGCCAACCACGGGGCGAACGTCGCCGGTCTGAACGCCGACGACAAGACGTTCGCCACGGAGCGGATCCTGAAGTGGGCGGGCGTCTCCGCCCCCGCCGCGCAGGCCGCCAAGCCGCTCGCCACGTACGACGCCAGGCTCGACAAGCGTGACGTCCAGCGCGAGCCGACCCTGCGGCCCTGA
- the speB gene encoding agmatinase, whose amino-acid sequence MSSNETPRGPVDSSRVPRYAGPATFARLPRLDEVGTADVAVVGVPFDTGVSYRPGARFGGNAIREASRLLRPYNPAQDASPFALAQVADAGDIAANPFNINEAVETIEAAADDLLGTGARMMTLGGDHTIALPLLRSVAKKHGPVALLHFDAHLDTWDTYFGAEYTHGTPFRRAVEEGILDTSALSHVGTRGPLYGKQDLTDDEKMGFGIVTSADIYRRGADEVADQLRQRIGNRPLYISIDIDCLDPAHAPGTGTPEAGGMTSRELLEILRGLSSCNLVSADVVEVAPAYDHAEITAVAASHTAYELTTIMSRQIAQSRAAQ is encoded by the coding sequence ATGAGCAGCAACGAGACGCCCCGCGGTCCGGTCGACTCCTCCCGCGTCCCGCGGTACGCCGGTCCCGCCACCTTCGCCCGGCTGCCCCGCCTCGACGAGGTGGGCACCGCGGACGTGGCCGTCGTCGGCGTGCCCTTCGACACGGGCGTCTCGTACCGGCCGGGCGCCCGCTTCGGCGGCAACGCGATCCGCGAGGCGTCCCGGCTGCTGCGCCCCTACAACCCGGCGCAGGACGCCTCCCCGTTCGCCCTCGCGCAGGTCGCGGACGCCGGTGACATAGCGGCCAACCCGTTCAACATCAACGAGGCCGTCGAGACGATCGAGGCCGCGGCCGACGACCTCCTCGGCACCGGCGCCCGCATGATGACGCTCGGCGGCGACCACACGATCGCGCTGCCGCTCCTTCGCTCGGTCGCCAAGAAGCACGGCCCCGTCGCGCTGCTCCACTTCGACGCGCACCTCGACACGTGGGACACGTACTTCGGCGCCGAGTACACGCACGGCACGCCGTTCCGCCGGGCGGTGGAGGAGGGCATCCTCGACACCTCCGCCCTCTCCCACGTCGGTACGCGCGGTCCGCTCTACGGCAAGCAGGACCTGACCGACGACGAGAAGATGGGCTTCGGCATCGTCACCTCGGCGGACATCTACCGCCGCGGCGCCGACGAGGTCGCCGACCAGCTGCGCCAGCGCATCGGGAACCGACCCCTCTACATCTCCATCGACATCGACTGCCTCGACCCGGCCCACGCGCCCGGCACCGGCACCCCCGAGGCCGGCGGCATGACCTCGCGTGAGCTCCTGGAGATCCTGCGCGGCCTGTCGTCCTGCAACCTCGTCTCCGCCGACGTCGTCGAGGTCGCCCCGGCCTACGACCACGCGGAGATCACGGCCGTCGCCGCCTCGCACACCGCGTACGAGCTGACGACGATCATGTCCCGTCAGATCGCGCAGAGCCGCGCGGCACAGTAG
- a CDS encoding sodium:solute symporter, which yields MAVDYTVIVVYLAGMLAMGWWGMRRAKSKSEFLVAGRRLGPMMYSGTMAAIVLGGASTIGGVGLGYQYGLSGAWMVFTIGLGLLALSVFFSARIARLKVYTVSEMLDLRYGGRSGLISGVVMWAYTLMLAVTSTIAYATIFDVLFDMNRTIAIILGGSIVVAYSTLGGMWSITLTDMVQFVVKTIGVLLLLLPIAVIKAGGFSEMKAKLPTEYFDPLGIGGETIFTYVLIYTFGMLIGQDIWQRVFTARSDKVARVGGTVAGTYCLVYAVAGAVIGTAAKVMYPKLPSADAAFATIVKDELPIGVRGLVLAAALAAVMSTSSGALIACATVANNDIWSRLRGAVRPSGGGKDEAHDEVKGNRLFILIMGVAVICIAIALNNVVEALTVAYNLLVAGLLVPILGGLLWKRGTVAGALAAVCVGGLAVIGLMWGYGILANEPVYYGLLLSLAAYVIVSLATKPTDAAVLAAWRERLAGRGAETETDAEPATATQ from the coding sequence ATGGCCGTCGACTACACAGTGATCGTCGTCTATCTCGCCGGCATGCTCGCCATGGGCTGGTGGGGCATGCGCCGCGCCAAGTCCAAGAGCGAGTTCCTCGTGGCGGGCCGCAGGCTCGGCCCGATGATGTACTCCGGCACCATGGCCGCGATCGTCCTCGGCGGCGCCTCCACCATCGGCGGCGTGGGCCTCGGCTACCAGTACGGCCTGTCCGGCGCGTGGATGGTCTTCACCATCGGCCTCGGCCTGCTGGCGCTGTCCGTGTTCTTCTCGGCGCGCATCGCCCGCCTGAAGGTCTACACCGTCTCCGAGATGCTCGACCTGCGCTACGGCGGCCGGTCCGGGCTCATCTCCGGCGTCGTGATGTGGGCGTACACGCTGATGCTCGCCGTCACCTCGACCATCGCCTACGCCACGATCTTCGACGTGCTGTTCGACATGAACCGCACCATCGCGATCATCCTCGGCGGCTCGATCGTCGTCGCGTACTCGACGCTCGGCGGCATGTGGTCCATCACCCTCACCGACATGGTGCAGTTCGTGGTGAAGACCATCGGCGTGCTGCTCCTGCTGCTGCCGATCGCCGTCATCAAGGCCGGCGGCTTCAGCGAGATGAAGGCCAAGCTGCCCACCGAGTACTTCGACCCGCTGGGCATCGGCGGCGAGACGATCTTCACGTACGTGCTGATCTACACGTTCGGCATGCTGATCGGCCAGGACATCTGGCAGCGCGTGTTCACCGCCCGCAGCGACAAGGTCGCCCGCGTCGGCGGCACCGTCGCGGGCACCTACTGCCTGGTCTACGCCGTCGCCGGCGCCGTCATCGGCACCGCCGCGAAGGTCATGTACCCGAAGCTGCCCAGCGCCGACGCCGCGTTCGCGACCATCGTCAAGGACGAGCTCCCCATCGGTGTGCGCGGCCTGGTGCTCGCCGCCGCGCTCGCCGCCGTCATGTCGACCTCGTCCGGCGCGCTGATCGCCTGTGCGACCGTCGCCAACAACGACATCTGGTCGCGGCTGCGGGGCGCCGTCAGGCCCTCCGGCGGCGGCAAGGACGAGGCGCACGACGAGGTGAAGGGCAACCGCCTCTTCATCCTGATCATGGGCGTCGCGGTGATCTGCATCGCCATCGCGCTCAACAACGTCGTCGAGGCGCTGACCGTCGCCTACAACCTGCTCGTCGCCGGGCTCCTCGTGCCGATCCTCGGCGGCCTGCTGTGGAAGCGCGGCACCGTGGCCGGCGCCCTCGCCGCCGTCTGCGTCGGCGGACTCGCCGTCATCGGCCTGATGTGGGGCTACGGAATCCTCGCCAACGAGCCCGTCTACTACGGCCTCCTGCTGTCCCTCGCCGCCTACGTCATCGTCTCCCTCGCCACCAAGCCGACCGACGCCGCGGTGCTCGCCGCCTGGCGCGAGCGGCTCGCCGGGCGCGGGGCCGAGACGGAGACGGACGCGGAGCCGGCCACCGCCACTCAGTAA
- a CDS encoding thiamine pyrophosphate-binding protein has product MTHDHDLELLPTAAQTAAALNPPAGRNGGDLVVETLHGLGASTVFGLPGQHALGMFDALRRSDLRYVGLRVENNAGFAADAYGRVTGEVAPLLLSTGPGALMSLAALQEAAAASAPVLAIGSQIPVAGLGGGRHGYLHELRDQQASFRDVVKSVHTVRTQSQIPSAIAAAWESALTAPHGPVWVEIPQDVLLAETTLPVVTAMDATPRDLVPRPELTAVAADLLSRAERPVIIAGGGVVRSDASGKLVALAEKINAPVVCTFGGKGAFPWEHPLSLQSWMEDRHTTDLLEDADVLLVIGSGLGELSSNYHTFVPRGRVIQIEADAGKLESNHPALGIHADARLALSALLETVTERQDPSVPERVATLLAAVRERLDGQDLAFEREILGSVRAALPASSPSFWDMTILAYWAWSAWPGALHSAQGAGGLGYGFPAALGAAAADPSKPVLAVSGDGGAMYSIAELATAKQYNLPVTWLIVDDGGYGILREYMTDAFGEATATELARPDFVALAESFGVPGVRTSPETLRADLEKALAEPGPSVVVLPALLKMFAPTHLG; this is encoded by the coding sequence ATGACCCACGACCACGACCTGGAACTGCTGCCCACCGCGGCGCAGACCGCGGCCGCCCTCAACCCGCCCGCAGGGCGGAACGGCGGCGACCTCGTCGTCGAGACCCTGCACGGCCTCGGCGCGTCCACCGTCTTCGGGCTCCCGGGCCAGCACGCGCTCGGCATGTTCGACGCGCTGCGCCGCTCGGACCTGCGGTACGTGGGCCTGCGCGTGGAGAACAACGCGGGCTTCGCGGCCGACGCCTACGGGCGCGTGACCGGTGAGGTCGCGCCCCTCCTGCTCTCCACCGGGCCCGGCGCGCTGATGTCGCTCGCCGCGCTCCAGGAGGCGGCGGCCGCGTCGGCGCCGGTCCTTGCCATCGGCAGCCAGATCCCGGTCGCCGGGCTCGGCGGCGGACGCCACGGCTATCTGCACGAACTCCGGGACCAGCAGGCCTCGTTCCGGGACGTGGTCAAGTCCGTCCACACCGTGCGGACGCAGTCGCAGATCCCCTCCGCGATCGCCGCCGCCTGGGAGTCCGCCCTCACCGCGCCGCACGGCCCGGTCTGGGTGGAGATCCCGCAGGACGTGCTCCTCGCGGAGACGACCCTTCCGGTCGTGACGGCGATGGACGCGACCCCGCGCGACCTCGTGCCCCGCCCCGAACTGACCGCGGTGGCAGCCGACTTGCTGTCGCGCGCCGAGCGCCCCGTGATCATCGCGGGCGGCGGCGTCGTACGGTCGGACGCGAGCGGCAAGCTGGTCGCGCTCGCGGAGAAGATCAACGCCCCGGTCGTGTGCACCTTCGGCGGCAAGGGCGCGTTTCCCTGGGAGCACCCGCTCTCGCTCCAGTCCTGGATGGAGGACCGCCACACGACGGACCTCCTGGAGGACGCGGACGTCCTGCTGGTCATCGGCTCGGGCCTGGGCGAACTCTCGTCCAATTACCACACGTTCGTGCCGCGCGGCCGGGTGATCCAGATCGAGGCGGATGCCGGAAAGCTGGAGTCCAACCACCCGGCGCTCGGCATCCACGCCGACGCGCGCCTGGCGCTCTCGGCGCTCCTGGAGACGGTCACGGAACGCCAGGACCCGTCGGTGCCCGAACGGGTCGCGACGCTCCTCGCGGCGGTCCGCGAACGCCTCGACGGCCAGGACCTGGCCTTCGAGCGCGAGATCCTGGGTTCGGTGAGGGCGGCACTCCCGGCGTCCTCCCCCTCCTTCTGGGACATGACGATCCTGGCGTACTGGGCCTGGTCGGCATGGCCGGGCGCCCTGCACTCGGCGCAGGGCGCGGGCGGCCTCGGCTACGGCTTCCCGGCCGCGCTCGGCGCCGCCGCGGCCGACCCGTCGAAGCCGGTCCTCGCGGTCTCGGGCGACGGCGGCGCGATGTACTCGATCGCGGAACTGGCCACGGCGAAGCAGTACAACCTGCCGGTCACCTGGCTGATCGTGGACGACGGCGGCTACGGCATCCTGCGCGAGTACATGACGGACGCGTTCGGTGAGGCCACGGCGACGGAGCTTGCGCGCCCGGACTTCGTGGCGCTCGCCGAGTCCTTCGGGGTCCCGGGAGTACGAACGTCCCCGGAGACGCTGCGCGCCGACCTGGAGAAGGCGCTCGCGGAACCGGGCCCGTCGGTCGTGGTGCTGCCCGCGCTGCTGAAGATGTTCGCGCCTACGCATCTGGGCTGA
- a CDS encoding ABC transporter ATP-binding protein, which yields MGVPPVRAESRTWGRRLAGYAWRYPKDVVLALGASLGGMAVMALVPLITKVIIDDVVQDHTRSMAPWAGALIGAALVVYVFTYIRRYYGGRLALDVQHDLRNEMYGTITRLDGRRQDELSTGQVVGRATSDLQLIQGLLFMLPMTIGNVLLFLISLVIMAWLSLPLTLVALAVAPALWFIAKRSRSRLHPATWYAQAQAAAVAGVVDGAVSGVRVVKGFGQEDQETGKLREVGRRLFAGRLRTIRLNSKFTPALQAVPALGQVAMLALGGWLAVRGQITLGTFVAFSSYLAQLVGPVRMLAMVLTVGQQARAGVERVLELIDTEPSIEDGKKELPADAPATVEFDDVSFSYEGADRAVLDGLSFEIPAGQTLAVVGSSGSGKSTVSLLLPRFYDVTHGAVLVGGHDVRELTLDSLRAAIGLVPEDSFLFSDTIRANIAYGTPDASDEQIETAARAAQADRFIAELPDGYDTTVGEHGLTLSGGQRQRIALARAILTDPRLLVLDDATSAVDARVEHEIHEALRGVMAGRTTLLIAHRRSTLGLADRIAVLDGGRLAAIGTHEELEAGSALYRRLLTDPDELGGVSPGHVAPALPDEDTSVRDELDAEFDAERGITPTLWTGDREPKDTALSGMPATPELLAQVEALPAATDVPDIDEARAVTPEESYGLRRLLRGFGAPLLISLALVALDAGMGLLLPVLIRHGIDEGVSQLALGAVWAAAAFGLVTVLVQWCAQIGETRMTGRTGERVLYSLRLKIFSQLQRLGLDYYERELTGRIMTRMTTDVDALSTFLQTGLVTAFVSVVTFFGIMGTLLVIDVQLALVVFATLPPLIVGTFFFRRSSVKAYELARERVSVVNADLQESVAGLRIVQAFRRERSGAARFAERSGAYRSARIRGQWLISVYFPFVQFLSSVAAAAVLMVGAGRVEAGTLTTGALVAYLLYIDLFFAPVQQLSQVFDGYQQATVSLGRIQELLQEPTSTKDADEPLDVLSLRGDIVFEDVDFAYGAADEQEAALSDVALRIPAGQTVAFVGETGAGKSTLVKLVARFYDPTAGRVTVDGTDLRDLDLTSYRHRLGVVPQEAYLFQGTVRDAIAYGRPDATDAQVEAAARSVGAHEMIATLEGGYLHEVAERGRNLSAGQRQLIALARAELVDPDILLLDEATAALDLATEAQVNQATDRIAGKRTTLVVAHRLTTAARADRVVVMADGRVAEDGTHTELLALGGQYAELWRTFAGEPEPEAEISSSL from the coding sequence ATGGGGGTCCCCCCTGTTCGAGCGGAGTCGAGAACTTGGGGGAGGCGTCTCGCCGGGTACGCGTGGCGGTACCCGAAGGACGTCGTGCTCGCGCTCGGGGCGTCCCTGGGCGGCATGGCCGTCATGGCGCTGGTGCCCCTGATCACCAAGGTGATCATCGACGACGTGGTCCAGGACCACACCCGCTCCATGGCCCCGTGGGCGGGCGCCCTGATCGGTGCCGCCCTCGTCGTCTACGTCTTCACCTACATCCGCCGCTACTACGGCGGCCGCCTCGCACTCGACGTCCAGCACGACCTGCGCAACGAGATGTACGGGACGATCACCCGGCTCGACGGCCGGCGCCAGGACGAGCTGTCCACCGGCCAGGTCGTCGGCCGGGCGACCAGCGACCTCCAGCTCATCCAGGGCCTGCTCTTCATGCTCCCGATGACCATCGGGAACGTCCTCCTCTTCCTGATCTCCCTCGTGATCATGGCGTGGCTGTCCCTGCCGCTCACCCTCGTCGCGCTCGCCGTCGCCCCCGCCCTCTGGTTCATCGCCAAGCGCAGCCGCTCCCGCCTCCACCCCGCCACCTGGTACGCGCAGGCGCAGGCCGCCGCCGTCGCCGGGGTCGTGGACGGGGCCGTCTCCGGCGTGCGCGTCGTGAAGGGCTTCGGGCAGGAGGACCAGGAGACCGGGAAGCTCAGGGAGGTCGGGCGGCGGCTGTTCGCCGGGCGCCTGCGCACCATCCGCCTGAACTCCAAGTTCACCCCCGCACTCCAGGCCGTGCCCGCGCTCGGCCAGGTCGCGATGCTCGCCCTCGGCGGCTGGCTCGCCGTCCGCGGCCAGATCACGCTCGGCACGTTCGTCGCGTTCTCCAGCTACCTCGCCCAGCTCGTCGGCCCCGTCCGCATGCTCGCCATGGTCCTGACCGTCGGCCAGCAGGCCCGCGCCGGCGTCGAGCGCGTCCTCGAACTGATCGACACGGAGCCGTCCATCGAGGACGGCAAGAAGGAACTGCCCGCCGACGCCCCCGCGACCGTCGAGTTCGACGATGTCTCCTTCTCCTACGAAGGTGCCGACCGGGCCGTCCTGGACGGGCTCTCCTTCGAGATCCCGGCCGGCCAGACCCTCGCCGTCGTCGGCTCCTCCGGCTCCGGCAAGTCCACCGTCTCGCTGCTCCTGCCGCGCTTCTACGACGTCACGCACGGCGCCGTCCTCGTGGGCGGCCACGACGTGCGCGAACTGACCCTCGACTCGCTGCGGGCCGCGATCGGGCTCGTGCCCGAGGACTCCTTCCTGTTCTCCGACACCATCCGCGCGAACATCGCGTACGGCACCCCCGACGCCAGCGACGAGCAGATCGAGACCGCGGCCCGCGCCGCCCAGGCCGACCGCTTCATCGCCGAACTCCCCGACGGCTACGACACGACCGTCGGCGAGCACGGCCTCACGCTCTCCGGCGGCCAGCGCCAGCGCATCGCGCTCGCCCGCGCCATCCTCACCGACCCCCGCCTCCTCGTCCTCGACGACGCCACGTCCGCCGTCGACGCGCGCGTGGAGCACGAGATCCACGAGGCGCTGCGCGGCGTCATGGCCGGCCGCACCACCCTCCTCATCGCCCACCGCCGCTCCACCCTCGGCCTCGCCGACCGCATCGCCGTCCTCGACGGCGGGCGCCTCGCCGCGATCGGCACCCACGAGGAGCTGGAGGCCGGATCGGCCCTCTACCGGCGCCTGCTCACCGATCCCGACGAGCTCGGCGGGGTCTCGCCGGGCCACGTCGCGCCCGCGCTCCCCGACGAGGACACCTCCGTACGCGACGAGCTGGACGCCGAGTTCGACGCCGAGCGCGGGATCACGCCCACCCTGTGGACGGGCGACCGCGAGCCGAAGGACACCGCGCTCTCCGGGATGCCCGCGACGCCCGAACTGCTCGCCCAGGTCGAAGCCCTGCCCGCCGCGACCGACGTCCCGGACATCGACGAGGCGCGCGCGGTGACGCCCGAGGAGTCGTACGGGCTGCGCCGCCTGCTGCGCGGATTCGGCGCGCCCCTGCTGATCAGCCTCGCCCTCGTCGCCCTCGACGCCGGCATGGGCCTGCTGCTCCCCGTCCTGATCCGGCACGGCATCGACGAGGGCGTCTCGCAGCTCGCGCTCGGCGCCGTGTGGGCGGCCGCCGCGTTCGGCCTCGTCACCGTCCTCGTCCAGTGGTGCGCGCAGATCGGTGAGACCCGCATGACGGGACGCACCGGCGAGCGGGTCCTCTACTCGCTCCGACTGAAGATCTTCTCCCAGCTCCAGCGGCTCGGACTCGACTACTACGAGCGGGAGTTGACCGGGCGCATCATGACCCGGATGACGACCGACGTGGACGCCCTGTCGACGTTCCTCCAGACGGGCCTGGTCACCGCCTTCGTCTCCGTCGTCACCTTCTTCGGCATCATGGGCACCCTCCTCGTCATCGACGTCCAGCTCGCCCTGGTCGTCTTCGCGACGCTCCCGCCGCTGATCGTCGGCACGTTCTTCTTCCGCCGCTCCAGCGTCAAGGCGTACGAACTCGCCCGCGAGCGCGTCTCGGTGGTCAACGCCGACCTCCAGGAGTCCGTCGCCGGGCTGCGCATCGTGCAGGCGTTCCGGCGCGAGCGTTCGGGTGCCGCACGGTTCGCCGAGCGCAGCGGCGCCTACCGCAGCGCGCGTATCCGCGGCCAGTGGCTGATCTCGGTGTACTTCCCGTTCGTTCAGTTCCTGTCGTCCGTCGCCGCCGCCGCGGTCCTGATGGTGGGCGCGGGCCGGGTCGAGGCGGGCACCCTGACGACCGGTGCGCTCGTCGCGTACCTCCTCTACATCGACCTGTTCTTCGCGCCCGTGCAGCAGCTCTCCCAGGTGTTCGACGGCTACCAGCAGGCCACCGTCTCGCTCGGCCGCATCCAGGAGCTGCTCCAGGAGCCGACGTCCACGAAGGACGCCGACGAACCCCTCGACGTCCTCTCCCTGCGCGGCGACATCGTCTTCGAGGACGTGGACTTCGCGTACGGGGCCGCGGACGAACAGGAGGCGGCACTCAGCGACGTGGCCCTGCGCATCCCCGCCGGGCAGACCGTCGCCTTCGTCGGCGAGACCGGCGCGGGCAAGTCGACCCTCGTCAAGCTCGTCGCCCGCTTCTACGACCCGACGGCGGGCCGCGTCACCGTCGACGGCACCGACCTGCGCGACCTCGACCTGACGAGCTACCGCCACCGCCTCGGCGTCGTGCCGCAGGAGGCGTACCTCTTCCAGGGCACCGTGCGTGACGCCATCGCCTACGGACGCCCCGACGCGACCGACGCCCAGGTGGAGGCGGCGGCCCGCTCGGTCGGCGCGCACGAGATGATCGCCACCCTTGAGGGCGGCTACCTCCACGAGGTCGCCGAGCGCGGCCGCAACCTGTCGGCGGGGCAGCGGCAGCTGATCGCTCTGGCCCGCGCCGAGCTCGTCGACCCCGACATCCTGCTGCTCGACGAGGCGACCGCCGCGCTCGACCTCGCCACGGAGGCCCAGGTCAACCAGGCCACTGACCGCATAGCGGGCAAGCGCACCACCCTCGTCGTCGCGCACCGGCTCACCACCGCGGCCCGCGCCGACCGGGTCGTCGTGATGGCGGACGGGCGCGTCGCGGAGGACGGCACGCACACCGAGCTTCTCGCACTCGGTGGACAGTATGCCGAGCTGTGGCGGACCTTCGCCGGCGAGCCCGAGCCCGAGGCCGAGATCAGCTCTTCGCTGTGA
- a CDS encoding serine hydrolase, translated as MTRRISIRAARVLPAVLAAGVLVPVVAGAAPASAATTPQVTCTSDKAGLAAKLQKDITAALATRKGTVAVGLHDRTTNTTCSLRATSSYDSASVVKVTVLATLLWDAKKTNRYLTTREANLATAMITKSDNAATTSLWKQLGTTKVKGFLKAAGMTRTVPGSGGYWGLTQINVQDEQKLLSLVTAKNSVLSDNSRAYILKLMGKVVSSQRWGTPAGAPSSVAVHVKNGWLERSTYGWRVHSIGAFQGGGHDYTISVLTHGNSTMSYGVDTIQGVARVIHKDLTPTAPAASRYTPTSTPKEAFVAVPQG; from the coding sequence ATGACTCGCCGCATATCCATACGTGCTGCCCGCGTGCTCCCGGCGGTGCTCGCCGCCGGCGTGCTCGTGCCGGTCGTCGCGGGCGCCGCGCCCGCGTCCGCCGCGACCACACCACAGGTCACCTGCACCTCCGACAAGGCCGGCCTCGCCGCGAAGCTCCAGAAGGACATCACCGCCGCCCTCGCGACCCGTAAGGGCACCGTCGCCGTCGGGCTCCACGACCGGACCACGAACACCACGTGCTCGCTTCGGGCCACGTCCTCGTACGACTCCGCCAGTGTCGTGAAGGTGACCGTTCTCGCCACGCTGCTCTGGGACGCCAAGAAGACCAACCGGTATCTGACGACGCGCGAGGCGAACCTCGCCACCGCCATGATCACCAAGTCGGACAACGCGGCCACCACATCGCTGTGGAAGCAGCTCGGCACCACCAAGGTGAAGGGCTTCCTCAAGGCCGCCGGGATGACGCGGACCGTGCCGGGGTCCGGCGGCTACTGGGGGCTGACCCAGATCAACGTCCAGGACGAGCAGAAGCTGCTTTCGCTGGTCACCGCCAAGAACTCCGTCCTCAGTGACAACTCCCGCGCCTACATCCTCAAGCTCATGGGGAAGGTCGTGTCCTCGCAGCGGTGGGGGACCCCGGCCGGCGCGCCCTCGTCCGTCGCCGTGCACGTCAAGAACGGCTGGCTGGAGCGTTCCACGTACGGCTGGCGCGTGCACAGCATCGGGGCCTTTCAGGGAGGTGGTCATGACTACACCATTTCGGTGCTGACGCACGGGAACAGCACCATGAGTTACGGCGTGGACACGATTCAGGGTGTCGCGCGGGTCATACACAAGGACCTGACGCCGACTGCGCCCGCGGCGTCCCGCTACACCCCGACCAGTACGCCCAAGGAGGCCTTCGTCGCCGTGCCGCAGGGCTGA